One genomic region from Amycolatopsis sp. FBCC-B4732 encodes:
- a CDS encoding MerR family transcriptional regulator, with protein sequence MRYSIGELARRTGLTIKAVRFYSDRGLVPPSGRNAAGQRRYDDAALARLGLVRTLRELGLDLATIRRIADGEVAVADIAARHAAALDAEIRVLRLRQAVLTAIAGRGSTTEETRLLHELARLSEVERRHLVGDFLAEALGDRPELAGIARTLTPELPEDPSPEQLDAWIALAELMRDAEFRAALRRLADRYEVGLRRDLAAEVRAAVTPALEAGIAPHAPEATLIVDGLGRDPRELREWLETVNDPRRERYLELLAVINGWAAPESLTPALDWLTAASSRP encoded by the coding sequence ATGCGGTATTCGATCGGCGAGCTGGCCAGGCGGACGGGACTGACGATCAAGGCCGTCCGGTTCTATTCGGATCGCGGCCTCGTGCCGCCGTCCGGGCGCAACGCCGCAGGTCAGCGCCGGTACGACGATGCCGCCCTCGCCCGGCTCGGCCTCGTCCGCACCCTGCGCGAGCTGGGCCTCGACCTCGCCACGATCCGCCGGATCGCCGACGGGGAAGTCGCGGTCGCCGACATCGCGGCCCGGCACGCGGCGGCGCTGGACGCGGAGATCCGCGTGCTGCGGCTGCGCCAAGCGGTGCTGACGGCGATCGCCGGCCGCGGATCGACTACGGAGGAGACGAGACTCTTGCACGAACTGGCCCGACTGTCCGAAGTGGAGCGCCGGCACCTGGTCGGCGACTTCCTCGCCGAGGCGCTGGGCGACCGTCCCGAACTGGCCGGGATCGCCAGGACGCTGACCCCGGAACTGCCGGAAGACCCGAGCCCCGAACAGCTCGACGCGTGGATCGCGCTGGCCGAGCTGATGCGGGACGCGGAGTTCCGCGCGGCTCTGCGCCGGCTCGCAGACCGGTACGAAGTCGGCCTGCGCCGCGACCTGGCCGCCGAGGTGCGCGCCGCCGTCACGCCGGCACTGGAAGCGGGGATCGCCCCGCACGCGCCGGAAGCGACGTTGATCGTCGACGGCCTCGGCCGTGACCCGCGTGAGCTGCGGGAGTGGCTCGAAACCGTCAACGATCCACGCCGCGAGCGCTACCTGGAACTGCTCGCCGTGATCAACGGCTGGGCGGCACCGGAAAGCCTGACCCCGGCCCTCGATTGGCTGACGGCGGCGAGCTCTCGCCCCTGA
- the thrS gene encoding threonine--tRNA ligase, producing the protein MPARGGRPGLRLVVLRLAVHEESTMHDHRKLGRELGLFGSDPLIGAGLPYWLPDGAEIRHSLEEYVRDLERHAGYRHVHSPVLGKRELYEISGHWDHYRDDMYPPMDVGGEQLVLRPSLCPHHALIYRSRGRSYRELPLRIAELGGMYRSELSGVLGGLGRVRAIQLNDAHIFCALDQVEAEAGAALALIRQAYDALGISPARYRLSLPGEGGKYVAGNWDRASEILRSVLERSGLAYDEAEGEAAFYGPKIDVQIADSAGRESTLSTVQVDFHQPARFGLEYVGADAAKHRPVMVHRSIIGSVERAVAQLIEVHGGAFPAWLAPVQLRLLPLSEAEVPYAREVLDRCGDLRAEIAAEGSLGARIRDGRLVPFQAVLGPDEVAAGRLSLRMRDGSRLDAQPAGDALAWLRGESSPPSANRGPGSGFPVPPSR; encoded by the coding sequence ATGCCAGCCCGGGGCGGTCGCCCCGGGCTTCGTCTTGTGGTGCTCCGCCTCGCCGTTCACGAGGAGTCCACGATGCACGACCACCGCAAGCTCGGCCGCGAACTCGGCCTGTTCGGTTCCGATCCGCTGATCGGCGCGGGCCTGCCCTATTGGCTGCCCGACGGCGCCGAAATCCGCCACAGCCTGGAGGAATACGTCCGCGACCTCGAACGGCACGCGGGTTACCGGCATGTCCATTCGCCGGTGCTCGGCAAACGCGAGCTGTACGAGATTTCCGGGCACTGGGACCACTACCGCGACGACATGTACCCGCCGATGGACGTCGGCGGCGAGCAGCTCGTGCTGCGGCCGAGCCTGTGCCCGCACCACGCGCTGATCTACCGTTCGCGCGGCCGCAGCTACCGCGAACTGCCGCTGCGGATCGCCGAGCTCGGCGGGATGTACCGCAGCGAACTGTCCGGTGTGCTCGGCGGGCTGGGGCGCGTGCGCGCGATCCAGCTCAACGACGCGCACATCTTCTGCGCTCTCGACCAGGTCGAAGCCGAGGCGGGCGCAGCGCTGGCGCTGATCCGGCAGGCCTACGACGCGCTCGGCATCAGCCCGGCGCGTTACCGGCTTTCGCTGCCCGGCGAGGGCGGCAAGTACGTGGCCGGGAACTGGGACCGCGCCTCGGAGATCCTGCGTTCCGTGCTCGAGCGGAGCGGGCTCGCGTACGACGAGGCCGAAGGCGAAGCGGCCTTCTACGGGCCCAAGATCGACGTCCAGATCGCCGACAGCGCGGGCCGCGAATCGACCCTCTCCACCGTTCAGGTCGATTTCCACCAGCCCGCGCGGTTCGGCCTCGAATACGTCGGCGCGGACGCGGCGAAACACCGGCCGGTCATGGTGCACCGGAGCATCATCGGCAGTGTCGAACGCGCGGTGGCGCAGCTGATCGAAGTGCACGGCGGCGCGTTCCCGGCCTGGCTCGCACCGGTCCAGCTGCGGCTGCTCCCGCTGTCCGAAGCCGAAGTGCCGTACGCGCGGGAAGTCCTCGATCGCTGCGGCGACCTGCGGGCCGAGATCGCGGCCGAAGGCAGCCTCGGCGCGCGCATCCGGGACGGCCGGCTGGTGCCGTTCCAGGCCGTGCTCGGTCCGGACGAGGTGGCCGCCGGACGGCTGTCCCTGCGGATGCGCGACGGAAGCCGGCTCGACGCGCAGCCGGCCGGGGACGCGCTGGCCTGGCTCAGGGGCGAGAGCTCGCCGCCGTCAGCCAATCGAGGGCCGGGGTCAGGCTTTCCGGTGCCGCCCAGCCGTTGA
- a CDS encoding heme-degrading domain-containing protein: MTDADALAQLAEQEERLQFTKFDNETALALGQQLLTAARDRGLPVTISVRRNGQRLFHAALPGTSADNDAWIDRKSRVVDRYGHSSFLIGTQFRAKGGSFEEDSRLDPDVYAAHGGVFPVLVRGVGPVGTVGVSGLPQAEDHAFVVEQLALFLDGS, translated from the coding sequence ATGACCGACGCCGACGCCCTCGCCCAGCTCGCCGAGCAGGAGGAACGCCTCCAGTTCACGAAGTTCGACAACGAGACCGCGCTCGCCCTCGGCCAGCAGCTGCTGACGGCCGCGCGCGACCGCGGCCTGCCGGTGACGATCTCCGTCCGCCGCAACGGCCAGCGCCTCTTCCACGCGGCACTCCCGGGCACGTCGGCCGACAACGACGCGTGGATCGACCGCAAGAGCCGGGTGGTCGACCGCTACGGCCACAGCTCCTTCCTGATCGGCACCCAGTTCCGCGCGAAGGGCGGCTCGTTCGAGGAGGACAGCCGCCTGGACCCGGACGTGTACGCGGCCCACGGCGGGGTGTTCCCGGTGCTGGTCCGTGGCGTCGGCCCGGTCGGGACGGTGGGCGTGTCGGGGCTTCCGCAGGCCGAGGACCACGCGTTCGTCGTCGAGCAGCTGGCGCTGTTCCTCGACGGTTCCTGA
- a CDS encoding VOC family protein, whose protein sequence is MLNSADLVAFAPSSDLERSRAFYTDVAGLEFIEQTPFACVFRSGRTMVRVTAVAEFTPQPFTVPGWAVADIRATVAELRGRGVEFLTFDTLPQDTDKIWTTPGGRIAWFRDPDGNVLSLTEFTGN, encoded by the coding sequence ATGCTCAACTCAGCGGATTTGGTCGCCTTCGCACCGTCGAGCGACCTCGAGCGCTCGCGCGCCTTCTACACGGATGTCGCCGGGCTCGAGTTCATCGAGCAAACCCCCTTCGCGTGCGTGTTCCGGAGTGGCCGGACGATGGTGCGCGTCACCGCCGTGGCCGAGTTCACGCCGCAGCCGTTCACGGTGCCCGGCTGGGCGGTCGCCGACATCCGGGCGACCGTGGCCGAGCTGCGTGGCCGCGGTGTCGAGTTCCTGACGTTCGACACGCTGCCACAGGACACCGACAAAATCTGGACCACGCCGGGCGGCCGGATCGCGTGGTTCCGCGATCCCGACGGAAACGTGCTGTCGCTGACAGAGTTCACTGGCAATTAA
- a CDS encoding phosphocholine-specific phospholipase C — protein MGRIRRRTVLGGAAAVTVAGALSAACAPASRKGTIDDVRHVVVLMQENRSFDHYYGTMAGVRGFGDRAALRDVFRQRGAGDPVLPFRIDTSVVDGQDLGELPHDWNSTHRAWNGGAYDGWITAKSPMTMGYFTRDDIPFQHALASAFTLCDNYFCSLQGPTHPNRLFHWTGTIDPDGVAGGPATRNAPDYEPSFRWTTYPERLESAGVSWRIYANDEERGVPEHFVGDYGDNPLWLFQNYHDALYSMDPVKRRLAERANLRKKLKPDSGRGRDVDHVLAEFLADCAAGTLPAVSWVVAPYGYCEHPAARPVDGAAYIQRMLKGLWDKPDLWESTVVFINYDENDGFFDHVVPPAPPPGTPGEYLPGNRPERGAASGAPAPIGLGPRVPMTVISPWSRGGWVNSQVFDHTSVLRFLETWTGVREPNISAWRRAICGDLTSCFDFRTHDTTIPLLPDASALRAEADRTQARLPKPRVRPGALVQEPGTAKARPLPYQPVAWADVEPSALKLHLANHGTQALQLAAYAYHVGGPPQRFDVPPNGEVTGRIPHSGSYDIAIHGPNGFVVEASGGPGLDAAVTFVSTPALRVTVTNSGPAPVTLNDVVVPPGASRDFPVPTRDGWYDVAFEVPGWRRRFAGHLEDGRPSRTGP, from the coding sequence ATGGGCCGGATCCGGCGGCGCACGGTGCTGGGCGGCGCGGCCGCGGTCACCGTGGCCGGCGCGCTGTCCGCCGCGTGCGCGCCCGCGTCGCGGAAAGGCACGATCGACGACGTCCGCCACGTCGTGGTGCTGATGCAGGAGAACCGGTCGTTCGACCACTACTACGGCACCATGGCGGGCGTACGCGGCTTCGGCGACCGCGCGGCGCTTCGCGACGTCTTCCGCCAGCGGGGTGCCGGCGACCCGGTGCTGCCGTTCCGGATCGACACGTCCGTTGTGGACGGTCAGGACCTCGGCGAGCTGCCGCACGACTGGAACAGCACGCACCGCGCGTGGAACGGCGGCGCGTACGACGGCTGGATCACCGCGAAGAGCCCCATGACGATGGGGTACTTCACGCGTGACGACATCCCGTTCCAGCACGCCTTGGCGAGCGCGTTCACGCTGTGCGACAACTACTTCTGCTCGCTCCAGGGCCCGACGCACCCGAACCGGCTGTTCCACTGGACCGGCACGATCGACCCGGACGGCGTCGCCGGCGGCCCCGCGACGCGCAACGCGCCGGACTACGAGCCCTCGTTCCGCTGGACGACCTACCCCGAACGGCTGGAGTCGGCGGGCGTCTCGTGGCGGATCTACGCGAACGACGAGGAGCGCGGCGTCCCCGAGCACTTCGTCGGCGACTACGGCGACAACCCGCTGTGGCTGTTCCAGAACTACCACGACGCGCTGTACTCGATGGACCCCGTGAAGCGGCGGCTGGCCGAGCGCGCGAACCTGCGCAAGAAGCTCAAGCCCGACTCGGGCCGGGGCCGGGACGTCGACCACGTGCTGGCCGAGTTCCTCGCCGACTGCGCGGCCGGCACGCTGCCCGCGGTGTCCTGGGTCGTGGCGCCGTACGGCTACTGCGAGCACCCCGCCGCCCGGCCGGTCGACGGCGCCGCCTACATCCAGCGGATGCTGAAAGGGTTGTGGGACAAGCCGGACCTCTGGGAATCCACCGTGGTCTTCATCAACTACGACGAAAACGACGGCTTCTTCGACCACGTCGTCCCGCCGGCGCCGCCTCCCGGCACCCCCGGCGAGTACCTGCCGGGAAACCGGCCGGAGCGGGGCGCCGCGTCCGGGGCGCCCGCGCCGATCGGACTGGGGCCGCGGGTGCCGATGACCGTTATCTCACCCTGGAGCCGCGGTGGCTGGGTGAACTCGCAGGTCTTCGACCACACGTCGGTGCTGCGCTTCCTCGAGACGTGGACGGGCGTGCGCGAGCCGAACATCTCGGCGTGGCGTCGCGCCATCTGCGGTGACCTGACCAGCTGTTTCGACTTCCGCACGCACGACACGACGATCCCGCTGCTGCCGGACGCCAGCGCGTTGCGCGCCGAAGCCGACCGGACGCAGGCACGGCTGCCGAAGCCCCGGGTCCGGCCGGGCGCGCTCGTGCAGGAGCCCGGCACGGCCAAGGCGCGCCCGCTGCCGTACCAGCCGGTCGCCTGGGCCGACGTCGAGCCGAGCGCGCTGAAGCTGCACCTGGCCAACCACGGCACGCAGGCGCTGCAGCTGGCCGCGTACGCCTACCACGTGGGCGGCCCGCCGCAGCGTTTCGACGTCCCCCCGAACGGGGAGGTCACCGGCCGGATCCCGCACTCCGGGTCGTACGACATCGCGATCCACGGCCCGAACGGCTTCGTCGTCGAGGCCTCGGGCGGGCCCGGTCTCGATGCCGCCGTCACCTTCGTGAGCACGCCGGCGCTGCGCGTGACGGTGACCAACAGCGGGCCGGCGCCGGTCACGCTGAACGACGTCGTGGTCCCGCCGGGTGCCTCGCGCGACTTCCCCGTGCCGACGCGCGACGGCTGGTACGACGTCGCTTTCGAGGTCCCGGGGTGGCGTCGCCGCTTCGCCGGCCATCTGGAAGACGGCCGCCCGTCGCGGACCGGGCCTTAG
- a CDS encoding M20 family metallopeptidase — protein sequence MTGPTDLPTLPGTPFAGLLDDARALQDRTVALRRAVHRRPEQGLHLPHTQAAIRDALADLPLEITEGKATTSLTAVLRGGRPGPAVLLRGDMDALPLTEETGLDFASEDDESMHACGHDTHVAMLASAARLLAGRKDQLAGSVVFMFQPGEEGHHGARFMIHEGVLDAAGKRAERAFGVHILANAPSGRLQLRPGPLMASADSFTVRVTGKGGHGSAPQHTIDPVPAAAAMVGALHTMITRRVSVFDPAVLSVTRIQAGTTSNIIPETAELEGTIRTLSEQTRALVRAELPKVCEQVGAAYGCRVLADVEPGYPVTVNDDRIAAEVLRLGATVLGPENVELLADPLMGAEDFSYVLQRVPGAYAFLGACPPGVDPAEAAANHSNRVVFDEDAMPSGVAMLAAFALDSLR from the coding sequence ATGACCGGCCCCACTGACCTGCCCACCCTGCCCGGCACGCCGTTCGCCGGCCTCCTCGACGACGCGCGCGCGTTGCAAGACCGCACGGTCGCGCTCCGCCGCGCCGTGCACCGCAGGCCGGAACAGGGCCTCCACCTCCCGCACACGCAGGCGGCGATCCGGGACGCGCTGGCCGACCTGCCGCTGGAGATCACCGAGGGCAAGGCCACGACGTCGCTGACGGCCGTCCTGCGGGGCGGGCGGCCCGGTCCGGCGGTGCTGCTGCGCGGCGACATGGACGCGCTGCCGCTGACCGAGGAGACCGGGCTCGACTTCGCCTCGGAGGACGACGAGTCGATGCACGCGTGCGGGCACGACACGCACGTCGCGATGCTCGCGTCCGCGGCGCGGCTGCTCGCCGGGCGGAAGGATCAGCTGGCCGGCTCGGTCGTGTTCATGTTCCAGCCGGGCGAGGAGGGCCACCACGGCGCCCGCTTCATGATCCACGAGGGCGTGCTGGACGCCGCCGGGAAGCGGGCCGAGCGCGCGTTCGGCGTGCACATTCTCGCCAACGCGCCCAGCGGGCGGCTGCAGCTGCGGCCCGGCCCGCTGATGGCGTCGGCGGACTCGTTCACCGTGCGCGTCACCGGCAAGGGCGGCCACGGCTCCGCACCGCAGCACACGATCGACCCGGTGCCGGCGGCCGCGGCGATGGTCGGCGCGCTGCACACGATGATCACGCGCCGGGTGAGCGTGTTCGACCCCGCGGTGCTCTCGGTGACCCGGATCCAGGCCGGCACGACGTCGAACATCATCCCGGAGACCGCCGAGCTCGAAGGCACCATCCGCACGCTGTCCGAGCAGACGCGCGCGCTGGTCCGCGCCGAGCTGCCCAAGGTGTGCGAGCAGGTCGGCGCCGCGTACGGCTGCCGCGTGCTCGCCGACGTCGAGCCGGGCTACCCGGTGACCGTCAACGACGACCGGATCGCGGCCGAGGTGCTGCGGCTCGGCGCGACCGTGCTGGGCCCGGAGAACGTCGAGCTGCTCGCCGACCCGCTGATGGGCGCCGAGGACTTTTCCTACGTCCTGCAGCGCGTTCCCGGCGCGTACGCGTTCCTCGGCGCGTGCCCGCCCGGCGTCGACCCGGCCGAAGCGGCGGCGAACCACTCCAACCGCGTCGTCTTCGACGAGGACGCCATGCCGAGCGGCGTCGCGATGCTGGCTGCTTTCGCGCTGGACTCCCTCCGCTAA
- a CDS encoding tRNA adenosine deaminase-associated protein, with amino-acid sequence MAVEEPVTGFAVAVVREDGRWRCSALDPGALTELDAAITELGKLRSTGAAFGLLAVDDEFFVIVRPSPRGPSLLLSDAAAALDYDIAADVLDVLRVDPPDEEDDSVWPEGDLGVLADLGLPGPELEVIVGEVDLYPDEQLQMVAQRCGFGSEFAKLLDEL; translated from the coding sequence ATGGCGGTGGAAGAGCCGGTCACGGGGTTCGCGGTGGCCGTGGTCCGGGAAGACGGTCGGTGGCGGTGCAGCGCGCTCGACCCGGGGGCCCTGACCGAACTGGACGCGGCGATCACTGAACTGGGCAAACTACGTTCCACCGGTGCGGCCTTCGGGCTGCTGGCGGTCGATGACGAGTTCTTCGTGATCGTCCGGCCGAGCCCGCGTGGACCGTCGTTGCTGCTTTCGGACGCGGCGGCGGCATTGGACTACGACATCGCGGCGGACGTCCTCGACGTCCTGCGCGTCGATCCACCGGACGAGGAGGACGACTCCGTCTGGCCCGAGGGCGACCTGGGGGTGTTGGCGGACCTCGGGCTGCCGGGGCCGGAGCTGGAGGTCATCGTCGGCGAGGTCGACCTCTACCCGGACGAGCAGCTGCAGATGGTCGCGCAGCGCTGCGGGTTCGGCAGTGAGTTCGCCAAGCTCCTGGACGAGCTCTGA
- a CDS encoding nucleoside deaminase, whose translation MEAALEAARAPGADVPIGAVVFGPDGLPLAAARNARTELGDPTAHAEILALRAAAGVVGDGWRLEGCTLAVTLEPCTMCAGALVLARISRLVFGAWEPKTGAVGSLWDVVRDRRLNHRPEVHGGVLVDECAGLLETYFAMRR comes from the coding sequence GTGGAGGCGGCGCTGGAGGCCGCGCGCGCCCCCGGCGCGGACGTCCCGATCGGGGCGGTCGTGTTCGGCCCCGACGGCCTCCCGTTGGCGGCGGCCCGCAACGCGCGCACGGAGCTCGGCGACCCGACGGCCCACGCGGAGATCCTGGCCCTGCGCGCGGCGGCCGGCGTGGTGGGCGACGGCTGGCGCCTCGAGGGCTGCACCCTGGCGGTGACGCTGGAGCCGTGCACGATGTGCGCGGGCGCCCTGGTGCTGGCGCGCATCTCCCGGCTGGTGTTCGGCGCGTGGGAGCCCAAGACCGGCGCGGTGGGGTCGCTGTGGGACGTCGTCCGTGACCGACGTCTCAACCACCGCCCGGAAGTCCACGGCGGCGTGCTGGTCGACGAGTGCGCGGGTCTGCTGGAGACGTACTTCGCGATGCGGCGCTGA
- a CDS encoding CsbD family protein: MTVKHKIQQAVGSARQKFGSATGNRKLQAQGRAQRRGAQAREAAHDLRARARGALREAQVRWRAGNPGDPS, from the coding sequence ATGACGGTGAAGCACAAGATCCAGCAGGCGGTCGGCAGCGCACGTCAGAAGTTCGGCTCGGCGACGGGCAACCGCAAGCTCCAGGCCCAGGGCAGGGCCCAACGCCGCGGCGCCCAGGCCCGCGAGGCGGCCCACGACCTGCGCGCGCGAGCTCGCGGCGCGCTCCGGGAAGCCCAGGTCAGGTGGCGTGCGGGCAATCCGGGCGACCCCTCGTGA
- a CDS encoding tyrosine-protein phosphatase, with the protein MRILELDGAWNVRDLGGLPTESGGRTREGLVWRGDALHRLSSKDRDLLFGELGIRLVIDLRTQEEQLIHPPVDIPGVQTVNFSILPEGKIGREPFPVAFPSDLARVYVKNLTEGTAAVARTFEAIADEVAAGAGALFHCAAGRDRTGITAAILLDAVDVDRREIAADYVASNHHLSQVSKRLAENPIYHNDTHTAEDVPPLQAAAIESFLELVDMELGGSVNFLQSAGVPVEAIRKFTADFVLPAG; encoded by the coding sequence ATGAGGATCCTGGAGCTTGATGGAGCCTGGAATGTGCGGGACCTGGGGGGCTTGCCGACCGAATCCGGCGGTCGTACCCGCGAAGGGCTCGTCTGGCGAGGCGACGCTCTGCACAGACTGTCATCGAAGGACCGTGATCTGCTTTTCGGGGAGCTCGGGATCCGTCTGGTGATTGACCTGCGGACGCAGGAAGAACAACTCATTCATCCGCCCGTGGACATTCCCGGGGTCCAGACGGTGAATTTTTCAATTCTACCTGAAGGCAAGATCGGCCGGGAGCCATTTCCCGTTGCTTTTCCGAGTGATCTCGCGCGAGTTTACGTGAAGAACCTCACCGAAGGAACTGCTGCCGTGGCGCGGACCTTCGAGGCGATCGCGGACGAGGTCGCCGCTGGGGCCGGTGCGCTGTTCCACTGCGCGGCCGGTCGTGACCGCACCGGGATCACCGCAGCAATCCTGCTCGACGCCGTCGACGTGGACCGGCGTGAAATCGCTGCCGACTACGTCGCCAGCAACCACCACCTCAGTCAGGTCTCGAAGCGGCTTGCCGAGAATCCGATCTACCACAACGACACACATACTGCCGAGGACGTTCCACCACTGCAGGCTGCGGCCATCGAAAGCTTCCTGGAACTGGTTGACATGGAACTGGGTGGGTCCGTCAACTTCTTGCAGAGTGCCGGCGTTCCGGTCGAAGCGATCAGAAAGTTCACGGCAGACTTCGTTCTCCCAGCCGGTTAG
- a CDS encoding CU044_2847 family protein, whose protein sequence is MASEVVSYGVDGETVVKVEIEPTAGFRPASPGQIVGQVARAAEPAIEAARVIIEKIKKAKPTEAKVKFGVKVSGGSDWFVAKTSAEANFEITVTWKADPNSAA, encoded by the coding sequence GTGGCTTCCGAGGTTGTGTCGTACGGCGTAGACGGTGAAACGGTGGTCAAGGTCGAGATCGAGCCCACCGCAGGTTTCCGGCCTGCGTCGCCAGGGCAGATCGTCGGTCAAGTTGCACGAGCCGCCGAGCCTGCTATCGAAGCAGCTCGGGTCATCATCGAGAAAATCAAAAAAGCGAAGCCGACCGAGGCGAAGGTAAAATTCGGCGTCAAGGTCAGTGGCGGTTCCGATTGGTTTGTCGCCAAGACGTCGGCCGAGGCGAACTTCGAAATCACGGTGACCTGGAAAGCTGATCCGAATTCCGCGGCATAG
- a CDS encoding nodulation protein NodU: MIDGYYLSSYFDVGPLKNMLDVRLRHDHSVALWRLDAGQLSLQRYWEFERISGIKQHQLAIYDKAAFEKLIRDLLAEEGLNPNDVVEIWGTPGIETSRDYLAHFDQRYSFHGIAHVMTAIFLRGSTLWNEPTVVMSLDGGPDTLFESDARRRHYYPGCLIDGTGEMHLFDCASPGRLWSFAKTKFGLREGTLMALASASAAEIDFDLARFDGLDFRDMAARISVPQVLKLLIEHAEAAERRGDWLSLPDAGRLTMVEHRVSAVMKQVAELSLRIVRRNLHDVERNFGVDLSGFRLGLAGGFALNCPTNSSLINEFSFSGHQIPPCASDSGIALGVGLGAFFPGLKSGQITVELDSAYYGQGPGDVDEEIALVAPLVDSVSTLSPDEVVSLIEAEGVIAWVNGAAEIGPRALGNRSLLADPRSSEVKDRLNAIKKRQWWRPVAPIVLDSEGAKYFEEYRYSPFMLLNFAATEVAKREVPGVLHLDGTARVQSVSERANPALFTLLTRFARATGVPVLGNTSLNDAGEPIVNRLSEAIYFAAGKGISSLVVNASTVVRLRDARAGYRGPMKRAGRDYFTPPTGVDRDHLVRQNNPHELSRVELAHYYDNTEIFGGLNVRDAEHADEIRRNTAEYMARYPGAYDRG; this comes from the coding sequence ATGATCGACGGCTATTACCTCTCCTCGTACTTCGATGTCGGGCCTTTGAAGAACATGCTCGACGTGAGGCTGCGACATGATCACAGTGTGGCCTTGTGGAGACTCGATGCCGGACAGCTCAGTCTTCAGCGTTACTGGGAATTCGAGCGGATCAGCGGGATCAAGCAGCACCAGCTGGCGATCTACGACAAGGCTGCTTTCGAGAAGCTTATTCGTGACTTGTTGGCTGAAGAGGGGTTGAATCCGAATGATGTCGTCGAAATCTGGGGAACCCCGGGAATCGAGACGAGCAGGGACTACCTAGCGCATTTTGATCAACGCTATTCTTTCCATGGAATCGCGCACGTCATGACGGCCATCTTCCTGCGAGGTTCGACCCTGTGGAATGAGCCGACGGTGGTGATGTCGTTGGATGGTGGCCCGGATACGCTCTTCGAGTCCGACGCCAGGAGGCGTCATTATTATCCTGGTTGCCTGATTGACGGTACCGGAGAAATGCATCTCTTCGATTGCGCTTCGCCCGGGCGGCTCTGGTCATTCGCGAAGACGAAATTTGGTCTACGCGAAGGGACCTTGATGGCGTTGGCGTCGGCGAGTGCTGCGGAGATCGATTTCGACCTCGCGCGATTCGACGGGTTGGACTTCCGCGACATGGCGGCTCGGATCTCCGTACCGCAAGTGCTCAAGCTTTTGATCGAACACGCCGAGGCTGCTGAGCGGCGGGGTGACTGGTTGTCGCTGCCGGACGCCGGTCGTCTCACGATGGTCGAGCACCGGGTCAGTGCGGTGATGAAGCAAGTGGCGGAGCTGTCGCTGCGAATAGTCCGGCGAAACTTGCATGATGTCGAGCGAAATTTCGGCGTCGACCTCAGTGGATTTCGGCTCGGTCTGGCCGGAGGGTTTGCGCTCAACTGCCCTACCAACTCGAGCCTGATCAACGAGTTCTCGTTTTCAGGACATCAGATTCCGCCATGTGCCAGCGATAGTGGCATTGCGCTTGGCGTGGGCTTGGGGGCATTTTTCCCTGGTTTGAAGAGTGGTCAAATAACTGTCGAGCTGGATTCCGCATACTACGGCCAGGGGCCTGGAGATGTGGATGAAGAAATTGCTCTGGTTGCGCCGCTCGTCGATAGCGTCTCGACGCTATCCCCCGACGAGGTCGTTTCGCTGATCGAGGCGGAAGGGGTTATCGCCTGGGTCAATGGTGCTGCTGAGATTGGGCCGCGTGCCCTAGGTAACCGGTCGCTGTTGGCGGATCCGAGATCGAGTGAGGTCAAGGACCGGTTGAATGCCATCAAGAAACGACAGTGGTGGCGCCCTGTGGCGCCCATCGTGCTCGACAGTGAAGGGGCAAAGTATTTCGAGGAGTATCGGTACTCTCCTTTTATGCTGCTGAACTTCGCGGCGACCGAAGTCGCCAAGCGGGAGGTTCCCGGCGTGCTCCACCTCGACGGTACGGCGCGAGTGCAGTCTGTGTCGGAACGTGCTAACCCAGCGCTTTTCACGCTGCTGACCAGGTTTGCGCGGGCTACCGGGGTACCGGTTCTCGGAAATACGTCGCTCAACGACGCGGGAGAGCCGATTGTCAACCGCCTTTCTGAAGCCATTTATTTCGCCGCTGGAAAGGGAATCAGTTCCCTCGTCGTCAACGCCTCCACGGTTGTGCGGTTGCGGGATGCCCGAGCTGGTTACCGCGGTCCGATGAAGCGAGCCGGACGCGACTACTTCACGCCTCCGACTGGTGTCGACCGAGACCACTTGGTGCGGCAAAACAATCCGCATGAGCTCAGTCGGGTCGAGCTTGCGCACTACTACGACAACACCGAAATCTTCGGTGGGTTGAATGTGCGCGACGCCGAACATGCCGACGAAATCAGGCGTAATACAGCAGAATACATGGCAAGGTATCCCGGTGCCTATGACCGAGGGTGA